A window of Macrotis lagotis isolate mMagLag1 chromosome 1, bilby.v1.9.chrom.fasta, whole genome shotgun sequence genomic DNA:
atgaaagaaatcaaatctCCCTCttatatagaaaaacaaataataagaCCACTGGGAAGAATGGAAGAGAGGAATTGAGTGAGTTCTCTATTCCACCAGGATGCTGTGTCTTTCTGCTTCCAGGTTCAGATGTTAAGATCTAAGGGAAATCTAAAACTGACATCATGAAATTATTCAGCAATAGCTCCTCAACAACTGAGGTCTCTGAGTTCTTCCTGAACTGTTTTGTCAGATCTCCAAACTGGCAGCACTGGCTCTCCTTGCCCTTGAGTCTGCTCTTCCTGCTGGCCATGGGGGCCAATGCCACCCTTCTAATCACCATTCGACTGGAGGCCTCTCTGCATGAGCCCATGTATTACCTGCTAAGCCTGCTCTCCCTGCTGGACATCGTACTCTGTCTCACTGTCATCCCCAAGGTCCTGCTCATCTTCTGGTTTGACCTCAGACCTATCAGCTTCTCTGCCTGCTTCCTCCAGATGTATATCATGAACTGCTTCTTAGCCATGGAGTCTTGTACCTTCTTGATAATGGCATATGATAGATATGTTGCTATCTGCCACCCACTGCGCTACCCATCCATTATTACTGATGAATTTGTTGCCAAAGCTGCCATTTTCATAGTGGCTCGGAATGCTCTTGCCACTGTGCCTATCCCTATTCTCTCAGCTAGGTTGCACTACTGCCACTCCAGTGTCATTGAAAATTGTATCTGTGCCAACCTTTCTGTATCCAAACTCTCTTGTAATGATGTTACAGTCAACCGCCTCTACCAGTTTGCAGGGGGATGGACACTGCTAGGTTCTGACCTCATCCTCATCTTCCTCTCCTACTCCTTCATTCTTCGAGCTGTACTGAGACTTAAGGCTAAGGGGGCTGCAGCGAAGGCACTGAGTACATGTGGCTCCCATTTCATACTTATCCTCTTCTTCAGCACCATCCTGCTGGTCTTTGTTCTCACTCATGTGGCCAAAAAGATGGTCTCTCCTGATGTGCCCATCCTGCTCAATGTCCTGCACCATGTCATCCCTGCAGCTCTCAACCCCATTGTCTATGGAGTCCGGACCCAGGAGATAAAGCAAGGCATTCTGAAATTACTGAAAAAGGGTCTATGAAgtggaaataaatattttgttcattttgagcCCTCCACCTTCTAATTtattccctcctctttcttttttactccCTCATCTTCAGAATTGTGAATAGTTCTGGTTTTGCTGATTTCAGAAGATATTATGTCATGCAGGTCTTTTATATTTGCTTAAATGTAGCATATTCATTGTTTTGGGGGATAGCTTAATAttacattatttaaaaacatttttaatcattttcaatTGCTGGATACTTAGGTTGCTCCTAATTGTTTTGTTACTGAAAATCTCTTTGTgttaacattttacaaaaatattattactGTTCAGTCATAACTGAACCTTCAGAATGGCAGTTgggcttttcttgacaaagtacttggaaaattaactttttttacataaataattttatagagaTTTTCTTTATTCACCCTTTGTTTAATGTTTTCAGACTGGATCACTATCAATGAATGCATATAGTCAAAAGAAgtagttttatttcttatattttgcaCTACCCTTTTGTTATCCAAATCTTTATATTAATCCACAGTCCCACCAAGATAACATTAATGGATCTGTTTTCTTTCCAGACTCCAATTTACTTTTGAAAATAGTATTATTTTATACTCTAAAGAATGTTGGTGGTCTCTGAAAAGTTTATCACTTTTTTCTTGGATAATTTTTGAGGTCATTAACAGctttactttctaatttttaaattgcttcttgaTGTAATGATAACCTTTGACTATTACTCATTTttgatgtgtatatatgtgcatatatttattatgcatgtgtatatatgtatacagaaatatatatatttttatcagtAAGGTGTAATTTTGGTGATAGTAGCTCATAAGGTTAtctaagtacatatatatatatatacttaactgtaaatatacatatatatgcctatatatatacatatatatatatatatacatatatatacctatatatctgatgatgcttgtccttcattcttgaagaagatcatgactgcagggaggtgattccatgacttgcatgtgaatagaatttgaatgagggggtgctacactaacctcactttctgcTTTGGAGCCATCTAGTTCTTGAGGTCAGATATGGACCAAGATGACCAGGGATAGTTCTGGATTCAAAACAATAAGgtttaaaggacttgcccaaggtcacacagctagtgtctgagaccagttctgaactaaggtcctcctgaatccTAGCTAGAagatggcagtggatagagcattgggcttagagtcagaattattcatctttatgagttAAACCTGACatctgactcttactagctgtgtgatcctgggcaggtcttTTAATCTGTTGGTCTTAGTTTTCCTATCTCAAAAATCAGCTGGAGGacaaaatggcaaatcattccagtgtctaccaagaaaaccccaattgccATTCTGAAGGTTCAGTtatgactgaataataataataataataataataataataataataataataataacaatagcaacaacaaaagacaagatcaagaaaaagagaaatttgaaataataacGCAAATTAGATAGGCCAActcattatatttatttcaacTAGTAATTGACTGAAAGTCAAGCAATCAATTAGCACTAGCAATAGGGATATGAATGCTTCTACTACATTGTAGAATATGATACAAAGATGTTCCTCTTAGAACATAATTAGCAAATATTCAGGCATCTTGACCCTGTGAATCATGTGAATAGATAGATCGATAGagacagataggtagatagatagatagatagatagatagatagatacacacacaaatacaaagagATACATACATAAATAGTATATCTATATTGAATGCTAATATCAAGTTTGAGCTCATGAAGAAGAATCCAGGACTATTCAACAGAGAATGAATAGGTGTGAGTTTGGGCCCTAGGCCTGAACCACTTCCAAAAATGTATTTTGGATCATAAATGAAGGACATGGCCTTTGGAATGATGCAACACTCATTTTGCTTCTCTCCATGAACTTGTTGTGCTAATGGATTGATCAATTTGTGGTTAGTCCTTGATCCCTGTAATAGGAAGATGGCATGTAGAGAGTGACTTCAATCAGAGTGATTAAGTCTTAGCCAAGAAATACTGCCCATTCAGTAGATTTTGaggttttctcttctcttcttttctccttccctttgctcttctttcacttctctatttctctctgtgtgtctctctttctctctgtcaatgtctctgtctctgtctctctgtctctgtctatgtgaatgtctttgcttctctctgtctctgtctgtctgtctccatctctgaGTCTCTCTTCCCATTTATACACTTTTAGAACATggttttctgccaaggaccatttgtaTGGCTGTTTGCAGGTTGTACAAAATTATcccttaaaaattagcctgccaTATTTGGTCAAAAAAAGATCCAACATTTAATGAATGTTGAATCCCACCTGCAGTTGCTATGGCAGCGTCAGACCAAACGATTTTATAGTCATATAGTTGGGACGGACATTCCCATCTCAGTTTTAGAGGATTCTTAGTTTCCTCTTGTGTTCCTATTTATTTAGGATATAGTGACTCCACAAATTGGCTCCATTACACATTttttcacatatacatatgcaatgTATATGAGAGTGGGAATCTtactatgtgtatatatgtttcaGTTCCTCATTGATTTTTGGATGTTATGTTGTCATCTACaaatgttttccatttatttttaaagagtaggttatcttttaaaaatatatttttaaaagctgatTGCAGACAAAAAAAGTCAGTCTTTTATAAAATTCACTTCAGCAGATATCTATGAATTGGTGCAAATGAATATATTATACCAGACCCTATCTCCAACTCTCAGATCTATAGGTATGAGGTGCAAGAGAGAGAGGCTATAATTTAGAAACCAGAGAAGACACCTATGCAAGATTCCTGAAAGGTTTCTGACTCTCAAAAGATATTCTAGATGAGTATGTCTACTTAACTTAGAAATTAAATTCAGAGATCAACGGAATTGTACAAAGGAATTTGTAATGGTTAAGTACTGAATATGTTCCTAGATATCTACATTTGCCAAAATATCTTATATTATAAATAGGTTAATATGAGTAAGTCTTTCTCATAGTTATTATAATAGTTTGAATTTCTAATATAGTCTGTTGAGTTTATCCTTCACCTATATAAATTAGTAGTATAATTTCAAGAGCAAATAATTCATTTGGATACCAGACTTCTGATGATCAGCCTCCTCACCAAATGAGACTGTTCTTgaaccaacacacacacaaaaggttACTAGATTCTTGCTCAAAGCCTTTTACCACTTGATCAAGGCCTGATAAgagcttcatttttttattgatagggttgttcttcaaaaagaaatttggaaattatTAGTTTCAGGATATGTGACTAGGTGAAGACCTCCTGGTACATATGAGAGAATaacattcttttagcttttttagaAAGGTAGTTATCCAACCATATAAGTGGTTTGGGAGCTTTCAGAGGTTACAAAAAATAGgatccttcttccctctctttccaccTTCTTACCTCCAGAATATTCTGATTATAGTTTCTAAAGAATTTCCAGTTCCTCTGACTGATTCAAACCTGTTAATTTTCCCtctagtcatttttttctcattctgaaGGTGGGCCTTATGCTCAGTATACATCCAGTAAAATTTTAATGAAGATGAGTGACATTCTATCCAGTCTCAGACCTGCCCTCAGTGTCTGTCATTTGTCTACTCCAGTTGAAAAATAGAGTCAGGGAAAATAGGCTGTCAAAACTGAGTGTGTCTACTTTGTGCCAATGTCCACATATTAGACTGTAGCTTCACTAAATGACTTAATTATGAGGGGGTTAGCCTGAAACTAGTGTAACATGGAGACATAGAGGTACTGAAGAAAGGTTATCCTGGCAGTAGTCATAACAATCAATTCATGTTTATTTTGACCTGAACCAGTGACCCAGAAAAGTAAACCCATTATGCTTCTGAAGCAAACACTGTGAAATTGGAAAACTGAATAGAATATTACTCCTCCCTATATTGAGAGCATCTTTTTGGCTATTGCTTCAAAATTCAGTGATCAAACCCATGGGACTCATGGATGGATGAACTGCCAGACATAAGAGTTCTAGCCCGACAGCTAGAATTAATACAAAACCTCAGTCAACTGACTGCTGTTTTCTGACAAGGAACGCTAGAAAGGTTCTCTGTGCCTTTCTACTAACTATATTTGCATATGAAAAGTCAAGATTACATTATGACAGATAGAAGTAATAATAATCCTATTCCCTGGCTCAGCTTTTCTgtgttccttttccctttccatccAGTTTTCTAAGTGGAACATAGAGGACATGTAGGATTTAAAAACTAGGAAAACTTAATGATATTTGGTTGCTATTGAATAAGCAACTATTATGGGTAACTTGAAGTCTACTCTTCAAGGATTAAAGCTGGAAGTTTCATGTAATGCCCACTATAAATTAGAGTGAGTTCTGTGGCAAACAGGGACTCCTTGACTTGGAAGAGGAGTAGAAAGAACAGACTAAGTCTGAGAACATTATTTATTTTGGAAGACCTTGCCCTTTAGTCTAAAGAGCCAATTAATCACGACTAAAAAACTCCACTAGAGTGATGAAAGGTTTCAGTTCCCTCAAGAACTAAAGGAACTGAACGGGGCGTGGGGCTATGATGGCTACAGGAGAAGAGcatctcctaggtgttctctccataatatttcaaaaatcataaaattatgactctaacttaattttagagagacagaacccacagagggatccagtgaggcaattctccagaccaaagtaacctggaaaatagtagaaaggcTCCAACCCATGGAGCCCCTCCAGGGTAAGaggagtggcccaccagagtgaaggaacttcagcctcccagaggcagccccagggtgcctgggagccactATGCATGACAGCAtaggcagtttcctgacttacaccctgaggagcaccaggcacaactttgaagatcagccagacctctgccagagtgagaacacgaagcccagccctcagggcactcagcgaaCAGTGgtggccagggcagcccagattcaggaaatGGAATCAAGGAgagtcagtaagcaggagcccccaggcaactgagccttgagtgctctgcctaccaaaggtaggggagtggacaGAGACTCCCGAGAtctatcctctgtacctggaacaggactctagggctctgaccacattcagattcttaTCACAGTCTAGACCCTCCACAGAACAGCAACACCTCCCCACCTCAGCGAtgatgtgcttgtggtcattcacagaccaggagggaagacagagtttcacacactgaaatcctgggggggggggggtgtcccaataatactcaaaagctcaggaagcaccccaaaacaaggcacaggctggggaaatgagtaaacagagaaaaaagaggagcaccattgagaaatatattatcaatgaccccaagaaggatcaaaatactcagtctgaagatgaggaagtacaagtttctgcatctaaagactccaagaaaaacagatattgggctcaggctacgacagagctcagaaaagattttgaaaatcaagtgagggagatagaagaaaaattgggaaaacaaatgagagagatgcaggaaaaacatgaaaaaagaagtcagcagcttagtcaaggaaatccaaaaaaatgcaaaagaaaataacatgttaaaaaccagcataagccaaatggataaaacagctcaaaaagttattgaggagaagaatgctttaaaaagcacaattggacagatggaaaaagagataagaaagctctctgaggaaaacaaatcttccagatatagaatggagttaaaggaagttgttgactttatgagaagtcaagacataatatttcaaaaccaaaagaatgaaaaattagaagaaaatgtgaaacatctcattgaaaaaacaactgatctggaaaacagattcagaaaaaataatttaaaaattattggaatacctgaaagtcttgatcaggaaaagagccttgacctcatttttaaagaattcctacagtaCAATTGCCcggatatcctagaagcagtaggcaaaatagaaattgagagaatccaccaatctcccccagaaaaagatccaaaaaaacagcccccaagaatattatagtcaagttccagagctcccaagtcaaagagaaaatattacaagcagccagaaggacacaattcgaatatcgtggagctgcagtcaagattacacaggactgagcagcaactacattaaaggctcatcgggcttggaatataatcttccagaaggcaaaagagcttggaatacaaccaagaatcaataaCCCAGAAAAACCAAACAtattcttccaggggaaaagatagattttcaaaggaccaggggaatttcaattgttcctattgaaacaaccagagctgaacagaaagtttgatcttcaaatacaagaatcaggtgaagcatagagagtggaggaaaagggtaaaatatgagggactaatgatgatgaactgcatgtattcctgcatagaaaaatgatattaataatactcatatgaagcttctcatttaatagagcaggtagaatgagctttatagatgaagcacaggagagagctgaatttgaagataatatattgtaaaaatggagtcaatggctgaaaggtaaatgtaatgggagtaagagaaaggagaggtggaatagtctaaatatttcatataataagatttttttattaatgcaatgagctattgcaatgatttggaaggcaagggggaatgagggaaacttcactcttatcagaggtggctcagggaggaaacagcatatatactcaatgatgtatagacatctagagtaaaaaggagagaagggggaaaggggaaaggggcagGATGTGAGtgaaggaggagagagtggactgtgggggagagtggtgagatataacacattttctttttttttttcttcttgcaagggcctggaATTGGATGCCTGtctaggaccacagggccaggtggttgctaggCCTTGGagatggtatgtgggctcagagcttcttggccccaggggcAGTGATAAGACTGTTGCACCACccagctatcctacagcacatttaagaagagggacagagtgaaaggagagagaaaatatagtatatcaTAGTAGGGagatatgaatggagggagttgcaatcagcaatggcaatggtggaaaaatatggaagtagtttttatgatggacttatcataaagaatgtgatccatctgtgacagagctggtggtgttggaacatagactgaagtatattttttaaatttttattcttttctctttcctttactttattgctcatgagggtctatattttgggggggtattgtgtttactcttaaacaagaatgttttagtaTTGCATAAAAACCATCATTTGTACCaaaattttatacatacatatatatatgtatatatatatatatatatatatatatatatatgaaagaactAAAGGAACAAATTTGAAGAAAGTGAAGGAAAGGATTTAATTTCTGGTTCTATGCAAtgatttttggggtttttttgaaaaaacaaagaattaatgGGAAAGAACATGACAGTATCTACTCTTCCTCTGAGGAAAAGAAGGTGAAAGATTATTGAGCTTATCAACATAATTTGATTAGGTCCCTTGATTAAGGCCACTGTAATAGATATTAAGAAGATATGCATATAATTCTGTGTGTACATTAAAAATTCCAGAAGCAGGCTCAATTATCATCCATGTACTCTAATGACTAGGATTTTACTGGCTAGGACACTGTtatacataaaacaaatatttctatgTGGAATTATATTTACTCATTGACTTCCATCACAACTACATTAATGCATTccaattaaaaaattacaaaaaaccccaacaaaaacaaCTGCAGTCTTACCTAATGGGCAATTTTTACACAAGGACCTATATACACCTTACAAATacacactttagaaaaatcacatgCTTATTGCTCATTTTGATGCATATCCTTCCCAATTTCATGAGCTTTGGGCATGCAGAGTGCAATGGAATTTCCAGAAGAGAGGAAGAACACACTTCAATAAACTAAGTATTTAATTGTGATGTCAGGCCATTGGTCAGTTACAATAATGCCAAGTAACTGATATCTCATTGACTGAACAATCAATAAATGAACATTAGCTATCTCCTCTGTCTCAGGCATTGTGCCAAGTATTAGGACTACAAAGACAGAAGTGAGAATAATCCTTGACCTCACcaagcttgcattctaataagATAGATAACATGTACATACATcaacatatacataatatattcaaaatgaaaatgagatgGGGGGGGTGGGATGGAATAAATAAATAGCTGGGGAAATCAGGAAACTCTTCATGAGGAAAGTGACAATTAAGCCAAACCTTGAATTAAACCAGGTATTTTAATAATCCAAAGTGAGGAGAATATGCattctaagggggggggggaccaaTACAAACACACTAATTACATATAAGAAATAATGCATAATCAGTAGTAAGAGCTCTTGGTATGTAATTGATGTTTAAAATGCTCATTGAATGGAATTAAATGTGAATCCCCATCTAAAATTCTTGTCAGATGATTTCTTAAATGATATATTTCTGTCCTATTTCTTCCAGTCTTgttccaatttctctctctctctccctcctttttttcttaacaatttCCTCTTCTCAATGAATTTGGACTTATTTTCCAATATTtaacttttgtttaatttttcgaTTTTCACTGAATATGTGTAAACAACATAATTACATAGACTTCCTTTTCACAGTTTGTACATTGGGggagacaaattttttttaaacatttccttttttttgttttttacaagatgaaggagttaagtgacttgcccaaggtgctctatccattgtgctatctagcCCCTCTAGGATCTATATTGGAATACAtgcattgggcagctaggtaactcagtggatacagcaccagccctgaagtcaggatgacttaagttcaaattcagccccagatacttgttacttactagctgtgtgaccttgggcaagtcacttaatccctttgccttacaaaacaaaaca
This region includes:
- the LOC141490597 gene encoding olfactory receptor 56A3, translated to MKLFSNSSSTTEVSEFFLNCFVRSPNWQHWLSLPLSLLFLLAMGANATLLITIRLEASLHEPMYYLLSLLSLLDIVLCLTVIPKVLLIFWFDLRPISFSACFLQMYIMNCFLAMESCTFLIMAYDRYVAICHPLRYPSIITDEFVAKAAIFIVARNALATVPIPILSARLHYCHSSVIENCICANLSVSKLSCNDVTVNRLYQFAGGWTLLGSDLILIFLSYSFILRAVLRLKAKGAAAKALSTCGSHFILILFFSTILLVFVLTHVAKKMVSPDVPILLNVLHHVIPAALNPIVYGVRTQEIKQGILKLLKKGL